A genomic window from Catalinimonas alkaloidigena includes:
- a CDS encoding alkene reductase, translating to MSTQPLLTEYTMGDLTLKNRVVMAPMTRSRANNAENAPFDIHAEYYRQRASAGLIISEGSQISPRAVGYINTPGIYSAAQVEGWKPVTQAVHEADGKIFLQLWHVGRMSHPDFHGGKLPLAPSALNPHAKSFTPEGFKDTVAPKAMSLEEIQETIEDFKRGAANAWEAGFDGVEIHSSNGYLLHQFFNGTSNHRTDEYGGSIENRARILFEVIDAIKEVMPENRIGVRLNPSLHGTFGMTLDEETIPTFDYIVKRLNEYNLAYLHLSEPFTDVSDVPHAEPHIAKRYRPLYQGTLMINGGFDQDKGNQVLQDGEADLVSFGKLFISNPDLPERFAQHAELADWDQDTFYTPGTKGYTDYPTLAATEVNN from the coding sequence ATGTCGACACAACCTTTGTTAACCGAATATACGATGGGAGACCTCACCCTGAAGAACCGGGTGGTGATGGCTCCGATGACGCGCAGCCGGGCCAACAATGCCGAAAATGCTCCGTTCGATATTCACGCCGAATATTACCGGCAGCGGGCTTCGGCCGGATTGATCATCAGCGAAGGCTCGCAAATTTCGCCACGGGCCGTAGGGTATATCAACACGCCGGGCATCTACTCAGCCGCGCAGGTCGAAGGCTGGAAACCGGTGACCCAGGCGGTACACGAAGCCGACGGAAAAATCTTCCTCCAACTCTGGCATGTAGGGCGGATGTCGCACCCCGACTTTCACGGCGGAAAACTGCCGCTGGCTCCTTCGGCACTCAATCCGCACGCCAAGTCGTTTACACCGGAAGGGTTTAAGGATACCGTCGCTCCCAAAGCCATGAGTCTGGAAGAGATTCAGGAAACGATCGAAGATTTTAAACGGGGCGCCGCCAACGCCTGGGAAGCAGGCTTCGATGGGGTGGAAATCCATTCGTCGAACGGATACCTGTTGCACCAGTTTTTCAACGGCACGTCCAACCACCGGACGGACGAGTACGGCGGCTCGATCGAAAACCGCGCCCGGATTTTATTCGAAGTAATCGATGCCATCAAAGAAGTGATGCCGGAAAACCGGATCGGCGTACGGCTGAATCCGTCGTTGCACGGCACGTTCGGCATGACGCTGGATGAAGAAACCATCCCCACGTTCGACTACATCGTGAAGCGACTGAACGAGTACAATCTGGCGTATCTGCACCTGTCCGAGCCGTTTACCGACGTGAGTGATGTGCCGCACGCCGAGCCTCACATTGCGAAGCGCTACCGGCCTCTGTACCAGGGCACCCTGATGATCAACGGTGGGTTCGACCAGGACAAAGGAAATCAGGTACTTCAGGACGGTGAGGCCGATCTGGTTTCGTTCGGAAAACTGTTTATTTCGAACCCCGATCTGCCCGAGCGGTTTGCGCAGCATGCGGAACTCGCCGACTGGGACCAGGACACGTTCTACACACCCGGTACGAAAGGCTACACGGACTATCCCACGCTGGCTGCCACCGAGGTCAACAACTAA
- a CDS encoding T9SS type A sorting domain-containing protein: MNLRLLFFLVVAAWAHAVCSASPGLPALSTTDTHSDADSMVVFLFHTPTDSVPTHKLSFTYTNALLHEQISWLWAPASGWQPNARWQRTYDSQGQLVSLVFAEASAAGATWQDVTRWEYVYDTQGNQTSEIKYTRWNNAWLEQARFDEVYDAQQRLAYWASYHWVQGAWQGVTRYRNLYDAEGRIQTLSQDQWVANTWGNHLQTTHTYRPDGQLVEVKTDEWQPSGQQWVNKFMTTYAYSAEGYKESEWDQAWVIPQQAWVSESRTLYTNDSAGRTTGFTTDRWLEEAHQWVPLARGESGYDAQGHVVLSRRYDWSPQADTGRWVGVYAQYSRYDGAGNLHQWEEWLWDAASENWVADTHMAYQYDALERIVCHIFSNWDSDRWVPNVKHYAYYPTPTSSPDRPLSSPWGLYPNPAHEQVRLAWPPSVSQGTLRLYTSLGQLAWQTDVTATQPLLRLPPLPQGTYLAVLETSLGSFTQKLRIQ; this comes from the coding sequence ATGAACCTTCGCCTTCTTTTTTTTCTGGTGGTTGCCGCCTGGGCACACGCCGTTTGTTCCGCCTCCCCAGGCTTACCTGCCCTTTCCACGACCGACACACACTCGGATGCGGATAGCATGGTGGTGTTCCTGTTTCATACCCCGACCGATTCGGTGCCCACGCACAAACTCTCGTTCACTTACACCAACGCGCTGCTACACGAGCAGATCTCCTGGCTGTGGGCGCCTGCTTCAGGTTGGCAACCCAATGCCCGGTGGCAGCGCACCTACGATAGCCAGGGGCAGCTGGTGTCTCTTGTTTTCGCGGAGGCCAGTGCTGCCGGCGCCACCTGGCAGGACGTCACGCGGTGGGAGTATGTCTACGATACGCAGGGCAACCAGACCTCAGAAATAAAGTACACCCGCTGGAACAATGCCTGGCTGGAGCAGGCCCGATTCGACGAAGTGTACGACGCACAGCAACGCTTAGCGTACTGGGCCAGCTACCACTGGGTCCAGGGTGCGTGGCAGGGCGTTACCCGGTATCGTAACCTCTACGATGCCGAAGGACGCATACAGACGCTGTCTCAAGACCAATGGGTAGCCAACACCTGGGGAAATCACCTGCAGACGACGCACACTTATCGCCCCGACGGTCAGCTGGTAGAAGTCAAGACGGACGAGTGGCAACCGTCAGGGCAACAGTGGGTTAACAAATTTATGACTACGTACGCCTATTCCGCAGAAGGATACAAAGAGAGCGAATGGGACCAGGCCTGGGTCATTCCTCAGCAGGCGTGGGTGTCGGAGTCGCGCACCCTGTACACGAACGACTCTGCCGGGCGCACCACCGGATTTACGACGGACCGCTGGCTGGAAGAGGCGCACCAGTGGGTGCCGCTGGCCCGTGGCGAATCCGGGTACGATGCACAAGGGCACGTGGTCCTGAGTCGGAGGTACGATTGGAGCCCCCAGGCCGACACTGGCCGCTGGGTGGGCGTCTATGCGCAGTACTCCCGATACGACGGGGCCGGCAATCTGCACCAGTGGGAGGAATGGCTCTGGGATGCCGCCTCTGAAAATTGGGTTGCCGATACCCACATGGCCTATCAGTACGACGCGCTGGAGCGCATCGTCTGTCACATTTTTAGCAACTGGGACTCTGATCGGTGGGTGCCCAACGTCAAACACTACGCCTACTACCCTACGCCAACGAGTAGTCCGGACCGCCCGCTGTCGTCCCCCTGGGGCCTCTATCCCAACCCGGCACACGAGCAGGTGCGCCTAGCCTGGCCACCCTCCGTCAGCCAGGGGACGCTCCGTCTGTATACCAGCCTAGGACAGCTTGCCTGGCAAACCGACGTTACGGCGACCCAGCCTTTGCTCCGTCTGCCTCCGCTGCCGCAAGGTACGTACCTCGCGGTGCTGGAAACGTCACTGGGCTCCTTTACCCAAAAACTGCGCATCCAGTAG
- a CDS encoding RtcB family protein — translation MASNQITGKELRQLGYPEGPAIGHAMRALEGGFRGKSKTFKLDLLTRVLREPALYRDHDHLGPVAEALIGKQERQAHALHTQRIPYAIYGAEGIEPGAVNQMEIAMKLPVTRAGALMPDAHQGYGLPIGGVLATENAVIPYGVGVDIGCRMCLSVFDLPISGLQHDRARFQKLLNDHTRFGQQVFQKPLDDAVLERPEFQDIRVVRELKDRAWRQIGSSGGGNHFAEFGVVDILEADNGLGLAPGQYLAVLSHSGSRGLGAEIARHYTHVAKTQCQLPDEARHLAWLDLDGEAGQEYWRAMNLAGDYASANHHHIHRRLAQALGAQPLAMVENHHNFAWKETGADGREYIVHRKGATPAGAGVLGIIPGSMTAPGFIVRGKGDATSLNSASHGAGRVMSRRKAKDTLNKHAVRQHLHNHDVTVIGSGLDEAPMAYKDIRKVMAAQSELVDVLGTFTPRIVRMAGPTDGFDEVTD, via the coding sequence ATGGCTTCGAACCAGATTACCGGAAAAGAACTCCGGCAGCTCGGCTACCCCGAAGGACCGGCCATTGGCCACGCGATGCGGGCGCTGGAGGGCGGTTTCCGGGGGAAGAGCAAAACCTTTAAACTCGATCTGCTGACGCGCGTGCTGCGCGAACCGGCGCTCTACCGCGACCACGATCACCTGGGTCCGGTGGCGGAAGCGCTCATCGGCAAGCAGGAGCGGCAGGCCCACGCGCTGCACACCCAGCGCATTCCGTACGCCATCTACGGGGCCGAGGGCATTGAACCGGGCGCGGTGAACCAGATGGAAATTGCGATGAAGTTGCCCGTGACCCGCGCCGGGGCGCTGATGCCCGATGCCCATCAGGGCTACGGCCTGCCCATCGGAGGCGTGCTGGCGACCGAAAACGCGGTGATTCCTTACGGCGTGGGCGTCGACATCGGTTGCCGGATGTGCCTGTCGGTCTTCGACCTGCCGATCAGCGGGTTGCAACACGACCGCGCGCGCTTCCAGAAGCTGCTAAACGACCATACGCGGTTCGGGCAACAGGTCTTTCAGAAACCACTCGACGATGCGGTGCTGGAGCGGCCGGAATTTCAGGACATCCGGGTGGTACGTGAGCTGAAAGACCGCGCCTGGCGGCAGATCGGCTCGTCGGGCGGCGGCAACCACTTCGCGGAGTTCGGGGTGGTCGACATCCTGGAAGCAGACAATGGACTGGGACTCGCTCCCGGTCAGTACCTCGCCGTATTGTCACATTCGGGGTCGCGGGGGCTAGGTGCAGAAATTGCCCGGCACTACACGCACGTCGCCAAAACGCAGTGCCAACTGCCCGACGAGGCGCGGCATCTGGCCTGGCTCGACCTCGACGGGGAAGCGGGACAGGAGTACTGGCGGGCGATGAACCTGGCGGGCGATTACGCGTCGGCGAACCACCACCACATCCACCGGCGACTGGCCCAGGCGTTGGGTGCACAACCGCTGGCGATGGTGGAAAATCACCACAATTTCGCCTGGAAAGAAACCGGGGCCGACGGCCGCGAGTACATCGTGCACCGGAAAGGCGCGACCCCCGCGGGGGCCGGCGTTCTGGGAATCATCCCCGGCTCCATGACCGCGCCCGGCTTCATCGTCCGGGGCAAAGGCGACGCCACGTCGCTGAACTCGGCGTCGCACGGGGCGGGGCGGGTGATGTCGCGACGGAAGGCGAAAGACACGCTGAACAAGCACGCCGTGCGGCAGCACCTGCACAACCACGACGTGACCGTGATCGGCTCCGGCCTCGACGAAGCGCCGATGGCCTACAAGGACATCCGAAAGGTGATGGCCGCTCAGTCGGAACTGGTGGACGTGCTCGGCACATTTACGCCCCGGATCGTACGGATGGCCGGTCCGACCGACGGCTTCGACGAAGTAACGGATTGA
- a CDS encoding alpha/beta fold hydrolase, translating into MQKATIYKSQASQRAVTAWIDQRLLALDATSQIVETRMGLTHVLTTGAPTAPPLLLLPGTNFSALAWAPYFPLLRDQFYLIAVDTLGQPGKSASYRFPFKGDAYAQWLESLLEVLNVGRAHVAGHSLGGWLALHLAGTRPACVNRLVLLDPAGLIPLRLTGQLIGRSLPLLWKPTPAQVRSLLATMTTQPPSDTMVEWMTLVVRSVQSSLAPPALPPKQLRQIKAPTLLLSGEKDVFLPPKKLARIARKYLSNITVEIVPDAGHLLPEEQPAFVSRRLATFLSAPS; encoded by the coding sequence ATGCAAAAAGCGACGATCTACAAAAGTCAGGCGAGTCAGCGTGCGGTGACCGCATGGATCGACCAGCGGCTTCTCGCACTCGACGCAACCTCGCAGATCGTCGAAACCCGGATGGGGCTGACGCATGTACTGACGACGGGTGCCCCCACGGCTCCACCCCTGTTGTTGCTGCCGGGCACCAACTTTTCGGCCCTGGCCTGGGCCCCGTACTTTCCGCTGCTGCGTGATCAGTTTTACCTGATTGCGGTCGATACCCTGGGGCAACCCGGCAAAAGCGCCTCCTATCGGTTTCCGTTCAAAGGAGACGCATACGCGCAATGGCTGGAAAGTCTGTTGGAAGTCCTGAACGTGGGGCGTGCACACGTCGCGGGGCATTCCCTGGGCGGGTGGCTGGCGTTGCACCTGGCCGGCACCCGACCGGCCTGCGTCAACCGGCTGGTCCTACTCGATCCGGCCGGACTCATTCCCCTCCGGCTGACGGGGCAACTCATCGGACGGTCGCTGCCACTCCTATGGAAACCTACCCCGGCACAGGTGCGCTCCCTGCTGGCGACGATGACGACGCAGCCTCCCTCCGACACTATGGTGGAGTGGATGACACTGGTGGTCCGGTCGGTGCAATCGAGCCTGGCCCCGCCTGCGCTGCCACCGAAGCAACTCCGCCAAATTAAAGCTCCTACGCTGTTGCTTTCGGGGGAGAAAGATGTGTTTCTGCCGCCCAAAAAATTAGCCCGGATTGCCCGGAAGTACCTGTCGAACATTACCGTCGAGATCGTCCCTGACGCGGGGCATCTATTGCCCGAAGAGCAACCCGCCTTCGTGAGCCGGCGGCTGGCGACCTTCCTTTCCGCACCCTCGTAG